A genomic segment from Dethiosulfovibrio russensis encodes:
- a CDS encoding OmpH family outer membrane protein: MGMVKSVRLVALGVLFALVFSSVAIAAEKIGVIEPQKILFQHPKFEQVTKRVQAVLDSKQNEAKSAIEKASDNKKKAEIYATKKQEAAIEEQKLMAPLFKEINLAIRTVAKAKGITVVLDKAQVFYGGVDLTEDVIQQLKKMNLSQ, encoded by the coding sequence ATGGGTATGGTTAAGTCTGTCAGGTTGGTAGCTCTTGGAGTTCTTTTCGCTTTGGTCTTTTCTTCCGTCGCTATAGCGGCAGAGAAGATCGGGGTGATCGAGCCTCAGAAAATTCTTTTTCAGCATCCCAAGTTCGAGCAGGTAACTAAGAGAGTACAGGCCGTTCTGGATTCCAAGCAGAACGAGGCCAAGTCCGCTATAGAGAAGGCCTCGGACAACAAGAAAAAGGCCGAGATCTACGCTACCAAGAAGCAGGAGGCCGCCATCGAGGAGCAGAAGCTCATGGCTCCTCTCTTCAAGGAGATCAACCTCGCCATAAGGACTGTGGCCAAGGCCAAGGGCATAACCGTCGTTTTGGACAAGGCGCAGGTTTTCTACGGCGGTGTGGACCTCACCGAGGACGTCATCCAGCAGCTCAAGAAGATGAACCTTTCCCAGTGA